Proteins from a single region of Electrophorus electricus isolate fEleEle1 chromosome 5, fEleEle1.pri, whole genome shotgun sequence:
- the ankra2 gene encoding ankyrin repeat family A protein 2 produces the protein MASEEMEGMCPLPEMANIKVEPPVSVGPVEDTSSQNVAMGIKFILPNRFDMNVCSRFVKSLNEEDSKNIQDQVNSDLEVASVLFKAECNIQTSPSPGIQVRHVYTPSTTKHFSPIKQSTTLTNKHRGNEVSSTPLLVHSLSIHQLAAQGEMVFLASRIEQESVINLQDEEGFTPLMWAAAHGQIAVVEFLLQSGADPHILAKGRESALSLACSKGYTDIVRMLIDCGVDVNEYDWNGGAPILYAVHGNHVCCVEILLENGADPTIESDSGFNAMDMAVAMGHRHVQQVMEAHLLKLLQGIKE, from the exons ATGGCATCAGAAGAAATGGAAGGCATGTGCCCACTGCCCGAGATGGCCAACATCAAAGTGGAGCCTCCCGTCAGCGTTGGCCCGGTGGAAGACACCAGTTCGCAAAATGTGGCCATGGGCATTAAATTCATCTTACCCAACCGCTTCGACATGAACGTGTGCTCTCGGTTCGTCAAGTCACTGAATGAGGAAGACAGCAAGAACATCCAAGACCAGGTGAACTCTGACCTGGAGGTAGCCTCAGTCTTGTTTAAAG CTGAATGCAACATCCAGACCTCCCCATCCCCTGGAATCCAGGTTAGGCATGTATACACGCCATCCACAACGAAGCACTTCTCACCGATAAAACAGTCGACCACTCTGACCAACAAACACCGTGGCAATGAAGTCTCCTCAACCCCGCTGCTTGTTCACT cTCTATCAATTCATCAACTTGCAGCACAAGGAGAAATGGTGTTTCTAGCCAGTCGAATAGAGCAAG AGTCCGTGATAAACCTGCAGGATGAAGAGGGCTTTACACCACTCATGTGGGCAGCAGCTCATGGCCAGATTGCTGTGGTGGAGTTCCTGCTACAGAGT GGTGCAGACCCCCACATTTTGGCTAAGGGCAGAGAAAGTGCATTGTCATTAGCCTGCAGTAAGGGGTACACAGACATTGTCAGAATGCTCATTGACTGTGGAGTGGATGTTAATGAGTATGACTGG AATGGGGGTGCCCCTATACTTTACGCTGTACATGGTAATCATGTCTGCTGTGTAGAAATCCTCTTGG AGAATGGAGCTGACCCAACCATAGAGTCTGACTCAGGCTTCAATGCTATGGATATGGCTGTAGCAATGGGCCATAGGCATG TTCAACAGGTCATGGAAGCTCATCTGCTGAAGCTGTTGCAAGGAATTAAAGAGTAG
- the btf3 gene encoding transcription factor BTF3 gives MKETIMNQEKLAKLQAQVRIGGKGTARRKKKVVHRTATADDKKLQFSLKKLGVNNISGIEEVNMFTNQGTVIHFNNPKVQASLAANTFTITGHAETKQLTEMLPSILNQLGADSLTSLRKLAEALPKQAGDGKAPVAGGEEDDDEVPDLVENFDEASKNEAN, from the exons ATGAAAGAAACAATAATGAACCAGGAGAAACTAGCAAAATTGCAGGCACAAGTCCGCATCGGTGGTAAG GGAACCGCGCGCAGAAAGAAGAAGGTTGTACACAGAACTGCTACCGCCGATGACAAGAAACTTCAGTTCTCTTTGAAAAAGCTAGGCGTCAATAATATCTCCGGTATTGAGGAG GTGAATATGTTCACAAACCAGGGAACAGTCATCCACTTCAACAACCCCAAAGTCCAGGCTTCGTTGGCAGCAAACACCTTCACCATCACAGGCCATGCTGAGACCAAGCAGCTTACAGAGATGTTGCCCTCTATCCTCAACCAGCTTGGTGCCGACAGCTTGACCAGTCTGCGGAAACTCGCTGAGGCCCTGCCCAAACAAG CTGGAGATGGAAAGGCACCTGtggcaggaggagaggaagatgatgatgaagttCCAG ATCTTGTGGAGAATTTTGACGAGGCTTCGAAGAACGAGGCTAATTAA